The following are encoded together in the Vigna unguiculata cultivar IT97K-499-35 chromosome 2, ASM411807v1, whole genome shotgun sequence genome:
- the LOC114173332 gene encoding 60S ribosomal protein L27a-3, with protein MTTRFKKNRKKRGHVSAGHGRIGKHRKHPGGRGNAGGMHHHRILFDKYHPGYFGKVGMRYFHKLRNKFHCPIVNIDKLWSLLPQEAKEKALKSKDTAPLIDVTQHGYFKVLGKGVLPENQPFVVKAKLISKIAEKKIKEAGGAVVLTA; from the coding sequence ATGACGACCAGATTCAAGAAGAACAGGAAGAAGCGCGGCCACGTGAGCGCCGGTCACGGTCGTATCGGAAAGCACCGTAAGCACCCTGGTGGTCGGGGAAACGCCGGTGGCATGCACCACCATCGGATCCTGTTCGACAAGTACCATCCTGGTTACTTCGGGAAGGTGGGAATGCGATACTTCCACAAGCTCCGCAACAAGTTCCACTGCCCCATCGTCAACATTGACAAACTCTGGTCTCTCCTGCCCCAGGAGGCAAAGGAAAAAGCTCTAAAATCCAAGGACACTGCCCCTCTCATCGACGTCACACAGCATGGATACTTTAAGGTCCTTGGGAAAGGCGTCCTACCCGAAAACCAGCCCTTCGTTGTGAAAGCCAAGCTTATTTCGAAGATCGCCGAGAAGAAGATCAAGGAAGCTGGTGGCGCTGTTGTTCTCACCGCTTAG